From the genome of Streptomyces sp. NBC_01341, one region includes:
- the folP gene encoding dihydropteroate synthase, with amino-acid sequence MSTLRGRGTVRGLPEWDRCAVMGVVNVTPDSFSDGGHWFDTTAAIKHGLELVAEGADLVDVGGESTRPGASRVDEAEELRRVIPVVRGLASEGVTVSVDTMRAGVAEQSVAAGAAMVNDVSGGLADPGMIPVVADAGVPFVVMHWRGSSESMNSRAVYGDVVGEVVAELRARMEAVIDGGVDPERLVIDPGLGFAKNAAQDLTLVAHLDRLHDLGRPLLVAASRKRFLGHVLADGGGTPPPARERDAATAAVSALSAGAGAWAVRVHAVRPTADAVRVARAVEGAA; translated from the coding sequence ATGAGTACGTTGCGAGGACGGGGCACAGTGCGGGGCCTGCCGGAGTGGGACCGCTGCGCGGTCATGGGTGTCGTCAATGTGACGCCCGACTCCTTCTCCGACGGCGGCCACTGGTTCGACACCACGGCGGCGATCAAGCACGGCCTCGAACTGGTGGCCGAAGGGGCGGATCTGGTCGACGTCGGCGGCGAGTCGACCCGCCCGGGCGCGAGCAGGGTGGACGAGGCGGAGGAGCTGCGGCGGGTGATCCCCGTCGTACGGGGACTGGCGTCCGAAGGGGTCACGGTCTCCGTCGACACCATGCGGGCCGGCGTCGCCGAGCAGTCCGTCGCCGCCGGTGCCGCCATGGTCAACGACGTGAGCGGGGGCCTCGCGGACCCGGGCATGATCCCGGTCGTCGCCGACGCCGGAGTGCCGTTCGTCGTCATGCACTGGCGGGGCTCCAGCGAGTCCATGAACAGCCGCGCGGTCTACGGGGACGTCGTCGGCGAGGTCGTCGCCGAGCTGCGCGCCCGGATGGAAGCCGTGATCGACGGCGGGGTGGACCCCGAGAGGCTCGTGATCGACCCCGGGCTCGGCTTCGCCAAGAACGCCGCCCAGGACCTGACGCTGGTCGCCCACCTCGACCGGCTCCACGACCTGGGCAGGCCGCTGCTCGTCGCCGCGTCCCGCAAGCGGTTCCTCGGTCATGTCCTGGCGGACGGGGGAGGGACCCCTCCGCCGGCCAGGGAACGCGACGCCGCGACGGCGGCCGTCTCGGCGCTCTCGGCCGGGGCGGGCGCCTGGGCCGTCCGGGTGCACGCCGTACGGCCCACCGCGGACGCGGTGCGGGTGGCCCGCGCGGTCGAGGGAGCGGCGTGA
- the folK gene encoding 2-amino-4-hydroxy-6-hydroxymethyldihydropteridine diphosphokinase → MTAFSTEGQSDPTVQPVPTSVVEQVDAADVTLSNPKRAVISLGSNLGNRLETLQGAIDALEDTPGLRVKAVSPVYETEPWGVDPGSQPSYFNAVIVVKTTLPPSSLLERGQAIEEAFDRVREERWGPRTIDVDIVSYADVVSDDPLLTLPHPRAHERAFVLAPWHDVDPEAQLPGAGAVADLLNGVGRDGVLPRPDLELRLPE, encoded by the coding sequence ATGACTGCATTTTCCACCGAGGGGCAGAGCGACCCGACCGTCCAGCCGGTTCCCACGTCCGTGGTCGAGCAGGTCGACGCGGCGGACGTCACCCTCTCCAACCCGAAACGGGCCGTGATCTCCCTCGGCTCCAACCTCGGTAACCGGCTCGAGACGCTCCAGGGTGCCATCGACGCCCTGGAGGACACCCCCGGCCTGCGGGTCAAGGCGGTCTCCCCGGTCTACGAGACCGAGCCCTGGGGCGTCGACCCCGGATCCCAGCCGTCGTACTTCAACGCGGTGATCGTGGTGAAGACGACCCTGCCCCCGTCCTCGCTGCTGGAGCGAGGCCAGGCCATCGAGGAGGCCTTCGACCGGGTACGCGAGGAGCGCTGGGGACCGCGCACCATCGACGTCGACATCGTGTCGTACGCCGATGTGGTCTCCGACGACCCGCTGCTCACGCTTCCCCACCCGCGCGCACACGAGCGCGCCTTCGTCCTCGCACCGTGGCACGACGTGGATCCGGAGGCACAGCTGCCGGGCGCGGGCGCGGTCGCCGACCTGCTGAACGGTGTCGGGCGCGACGGGGTTCTTCCCCGGCCCGACCTGGAACTCCGTCTCCCCGAGTAA
- the hpt gene encoding hypoxanthine phosphoribosyltransferase, with protein MGTDLQSVLLTKEEIDAKLAELAAKIDAEYAGKDLLIVGVLKGAVMVMADLARALSTPVTMDWMAVSSYGAGTQSSGVVRILKDLDTDIKGKHVLIVEDIIDSGLTLSWLLTNLGSREPASLEVCTLLRKPDAAKVAIDVKWVGFDIPNEFVVGYGLDYAEKYRNLPFVGTLAPHVYGG; from the coding sequence ATGGGCACCGACCTTCAGTCGGTGCTCCTCACCAAGGAAGAGATCGACGCGAAGCTCGCGGAGCTGGCAGCGAAGATCGACGCGGAGTACGCGGGCAAGGACCTGCTCATCGTCGGCGTGCTCAAGGGCGCGGTGATGGTCATGGCGGATCTGGCCCGCGCGCTGTCCACCCCCGTCACCATGGACTGGATGGCAGTCTCGTCCTACGGCGCGGGCACCCAGTCCTCGGGCGTCGTCCGGATCCTCAAGGACCTCGACACCGACATCAAGGGCAAGCACGTCCTGATCGTCGAGGACATCATCGACTCCGGTCTGACGCTGTCCTGGCTCCTGACCAACCTCGGCTCGCGCGAGCCCGCGAGCCTGGAGGTCTGCACCCTGCTCCGCAAGCCGGACGCCGCGAAGGTCGCGATCGACGTGAAGTGGGTCGGCTTCGACATTCCCAACGAGTTCGTCGTCGGCTACGGCCTGGATTACGCGGAGAAGTACCGCAACCTCCCCTTCGTCGGCACGCTGGCCCCCCACGTCTACGGAGGCTGA
- a CDS encoding nuclear transport factor 2 family protein: MSAPRDEHEAAAADIAAVEQANTAFYEAMERGDLDGLSALWLPGEDLTVSCVHPGWPVLTGRGEVLRSYALIMADTEYIQFFLTDVGVSMTGDTALVTCTENILSGGPAEEGNDLGPLVGQLVVATNVFRRTPEGWKLWSHHGSPVLADTGEEEDEDPAS; the protein is encoded by the coding sequence GTGAGCGCCCCGCGGGACGAACACGAGGCCGCCGCCGCCGACATCGCGGCGGTCGAGCAGGCCAACACCGCCTTCTACGAGGCGATGGAACGCGGCGATCTCGACGGGCTCTCGGCCCTCTGGCTGCCCGGCGAGGACCTCACCGTCTCCTGCGTCCACCCCGGCTGGCCGGTGCTGACGGGCCGCGGCGAGGTGCTGCGGAGCTACGCGCTCATCATGGCGGACACCGAGTACATCCAGTTCTTCCTGACCGACGTCGGGGTCTCGATGACCGGTGACACCGCCCTGGTGACCTGCACCGAGAACATCCTGAGCGGTGGTCCCGCGGAGGAGGGCAACGACCTCGGGCCGCTCGTCGGCCAGCTCGTCGTCGCCACCAATGTGTTCCGTCGCACACCGGAGGGCTGGAAGCTCTGGTCGCACCACGGCTCACCCGTACTGGCGGACACGGGCGAGGAAGAGGACGAGGACCCGGCCTCCTGA
- the folB gene encoding dihydroneopterin aldolase: protein MDRVALRGLKARGHHGVFPKEREEGQTFIVDLVLGLDTRPAAAADDLTKTVHYGVVAEEVVDVVKGEPVDLIETLAERIAQQCLKHEGVQEVEVVVHKPDAPITVPFDDVTITITRSRA from the coding sequence GTGGATCGTGTCGCGCTGCGCGGCCTCAAGGCCCGTGGGCACCACGGTGTCTTCCCGAAGGAACGCGAAGAGGGACAGACCTTCATCGTGGACCTGGTGCTCGGCCTCGACACCCGCCCCGCGGCAGCCGCGGACGACCTCACCAAGACCGTCCACTACGGCGTGGTGGCGGAAGAGGTCGTCGACGTCGTCAAGGGTGAGCCCGTCGATCTGATCGAGACCCTCGCGGAACGCATCGCGCAGCAGTGCCTCAAGCACGAGGGGGTCCAGGAGGTCGAGGTCGTCGTCCACAAGCCGGACGCGCCGATCACGGTCCCCTTCGACGACGTGACCATCACCATCACCCGGAGCCGAGCATGA
- the ftsH gene encoding ATP-dependent zinc metalloprotease FtsH encodes MDVKRYFRGPVMWIVLAVLAVVVLMQVVGSSGGYKTVDTGKVIQAISKNQVEQAKLTTGDEQILKIELKDKQKLEGESGSKFQASYIGDQGVQLADTLQKKFESGDIDKGYTVSPSKQSPFVSILLSLLPFVLIVVVFLFLMNQMQGGGSKVMQFGKSKAKLITKDTPKTTFADVAGSDEAVEELYEIKEFLQEPAKFQAVGAKIPKGVLLYGPPGTGKTLLARAVAGEAGVPFYSISGSDFVEMFVGVGASRVRDLFEQAKANAPAIVFVDEIDAVGRHRGAGMGGGHDEREQTLNQLLVEMDGFDVKGGVILIAATNRPDILDPALLRPGRFDRQIAVDRPDMQGRLEILKVHKKGKPVADDVDLNAVARRTPGFTGADLSNVLNEAALLTARSNKKLIDNSMLDEAIDRVVAGPQKRTRIMSEKEKKITAYHEGGHALVAAASPQSDPVHKITILSRGRALGYTMVLPEEDKYSTTRNEMLDQLAYMLGGRAAEELVFHDPTTGAANDIEKATATARAMVTQYGMTERLGAIKFGGDNTEPFVGREMGHQRDYSEEVAALVDEEVKKLIETAHNDAWEILVENRDILDALVLELLEKETLGKEQIAEIFAPIVKRPARPAWTGSARRTPSTRPPVLSPKELALTNGSANGSATPEIAPTDMSKNNGTSTEALPEDRPES; translated from the coding sequence ATGGACGTGAAGCGATACTTCCGTGGGCCGGTCATGTGGATCGTGCTGGCCGTCCTCGCCGTGGTCGTGCTGATGCAGGTCGTCGGCTCGTCCGGCGGCTACAAGACGGTGGACACCGGCAAGGTGATCCAGGCGATCAGCAAGAACCAGGTGGAGCAGGCCAAGCTGACCACCGGTGACGAACAAATCCTGAAGATCGAGCTGAAGGACAAGCAGAAACTCGAGGGCGAGTCCGGCAGCAAGTTCCAGGCGAGCTACATCGGCGACCAGGGTGTCCAGCTCGCCGACACGCTGCAGAAGAAGTTCGAGAGCGGTGACATCGACAAGGGCTACACGGTCTCGCCGTCGAAGCAGTCCCCGTTCGTGTCGATCCTTCTTTCCCTGCTGCCCTTCGTACTGATCGTGGTCGTCTTCCTGTTTCTGATGAATCAGATGCAGGGCGGCGGTTCCAAGGTCATGCAGTTCGGCAAGTCCAAGGCGAAGCTGATCACCAAGGACACGCCGAAGACGACGTTCGCCGATGTGGCGGGGTCGGACGAGGCTGTCGAGGAACTGTACGAGATCAAGGAATTCCTCCAGGAGCCGGCGAAGTTCCAGGCCGTCGGCGCCAAGATCCCCAAGGGTGTCCTGCTGTACGGGCCGCCCGGTACGGGCAAGACGCTGCTCGCCCGCGCCGTCGCGGGCGAGGCGGGTGTGCCGTTCTACTCGATCTCCGGTTCCGACTTCGTCGAGATGTTCGTCGGTGTCGGTGCCTCCCGTGTCCGTGACCTCTTCGAGCAGGCCAAGGCGAACGCCCCGGCGATCGTCTTCGTCGACGAGATCGACGCAGTCGGCCGGCACCGCGGTGCCGGAATGGGCGGCGGTCACGACGAGCGCGAGCAGACGCTCAACCAGCTGCTCGTCGAGATGGACGGCTTCGACGTGAAGGGCGGCGTCATCCTGATCGCCGCCACGAACCGGCCGGACATCCTGGACCCGGCGCTGCTGCGTCCCGGACGCTTCGACCGGCAGATCGCCGTCGACCGCCCGGACATGCAGGGCCGTCTCGAGATCCTCAAGGTGCACAAGAAGGGCAAGCCGGTCGCGGATGACGTCGACCTCAACGCGGTCGCGCGTCGGACGCCCGGCTTCACCGGTGCGGACCTGTCGAACGTGCTGAACGAAGCGGCGCTCCTCACGGCGCGCAGCAACAAGAAGCTGATCGACAACTCCATGCTGGACGAGGCCATCGACCGCGTCGTGGCGGGCCCGCAGAAGCGGACCCGGATCATGTCCGAGAAGGAAAAGAAGATCACCGCGTACCACGAGGGCGGACACGCCCTGGTCGCGGCGGCTTCCCCCCAGTCGGACCCGGTCCACAAGATCACGATCCTCTCCCGCGGCCGCGCCCTCGGTTACACGATGGTGCTCCCGGAGGAGGACAAGTACTCCACGACCCGCAACGAGATGCTCGACCAGCTGGCGTACATGCTGGGCGGGCGTGCGGCCGAGGAGCTGGTCTTCCACGACCCGACGACCGGCGCTGCGAACGACATCGAGAAGGCCACTGCCACGGCCCGCGCGATGGTCACGCAGTACGGCATGACCGAGCGTCTGGGCGCGATCAAGTTCGGTGGCGACAACACCGAGCCCTTCGTGGGCCGTGAGATGGGCCACCAGCGCGATTACTCGGAAGAGGTCGCGGCGCTCGTCGACGAAGAGGTCAAGAAGCTCATCGAGACCGCGCACAACGACGCGTGGGAGATTCTCGTCGAGAATCGCGACATCCTCGACGCCCTGGTCCTCGAGCTTCTCGAGAAGGAGACGCTCGGCAAGGAGCAGATCGCCGAGATCTTCGCCCCGATCGTGAAGCGTCCGGCCCGTCCGGCGTGGACCGGCTCGGCCCGGCGTACCCCGTCGACGCGACCGCCCGTGCTCTCACCCAAGGAGCTGGCCCTCACCAACGGCAGCGCCAACGGGTCGGCCACCCCGGAGATCGCCCCGACGGACATGTCGAAGAACAACGGCACGTCCACCGAGGCCCTCCCCGAGGACCGCCCCGAGAGCTAG
- the tilS gene encoding tRNA lysidine(34) synthetase TilS, with product MGPHPAVAAIRLAVRRVLHDVVTEHNRHAGQTGHAEFAEAGAGGRRSGLPERPDTPLVLVACSGGADSMALASALAFESRKLPVRAGGITVDHNLQPGSDLRADEVVARLAEMHLDPVEAVAVRVGRDGGPEAAARDARYAALDAAAERHGAAAVLLGHTRDDQAETVLLGLARGSGIRSLSGMAAASGPAGRYRRPFLQLDRQTARKACLVQSIPVWDDPHNIDPAYTRSRLRHEGLPALEKALGKGVVEALARTAQLSRDDADALDTWATEAARSVLDDAGRLECAKLSVLPPAVRRRVLRRAVIDAGSPAGSLFARHIEEVDRLITGWRGQGGINLPGRVEVRRQGGRLVIRQS from the coding sequence ATGGGTCCCCATCCTGCGGTCGCGGCGATACGCCTGGCGGTCCGCCGCGTACTCCACGACGTCGTCACCGAACACAACCGTCACGCCGGGCAGACCGGCCACGCCGAGTTCGCCGAGGCCGGTGCGGGCGGGAGGCGTTCCGGGCTCCCCGAGCGGCCCGACACCCCGCTGGTGCTCGTCGCCTGCTCCGGCGGCGCCGACTCCATGGCCCTCGCCTCCGCCCTCGCCTTCGAGTCGCGCAAACTCCCGGTCCGCGCGGGCGGCATCACCGTCGACCACAACCTCCAGCCCGGCTCGGACCTCCGGGCCGACGAGGTCGTCGCCCGGCTCGCCGAGATGCACCTCGACCCCGTCGAGGCCGTCGCCGTGCGGGTGGGCCGTGACGGCGGTCCGGAAGCCGCCGCCCGTGACGCCCGCTACGCCGCCCTGGACGCCGCCGCCGAGCGTCACGGCGCTGCCGCCGTCCTCCTCGGGCACACCCGTGACGACCAGGCCGAGACCGTACTGCTGGGCCTGGCCCGCGGTTCGGGCATCCGCTCGCTCTCCGGGATGGCCGCGGCCTCCGGCCCCGCCGGCCGTTACCGCCGGCCCTTCCTCCAGCTCGACCGGCAGACCGCCCGCAAAGCCTGCCTGGTCCAGTCGATCCCCGTCTGGGACGACCCTCACAACATCGACCCCGCGTACACCCGCTCCCGGCTCCGCCACGAAGGTCTGCCCGCGCTGGAGAAGGCGCTGGGCAAGGGAGTGGTGGAGGCCCTCGCCCGCACGGCCCAGCTCTCCCGCGACGACGCGGACGCCCTCGACACCTGGGCCACCGAGGCCGCCCGCTCGGTCCTGGACGACGCCGGACGGCTGGAGTGCGCCAAGCTCTCGGTCCTGCCCCCCGCGGTGCGCCGCCGGGTGCTGCGCCGGGCGGTCATCGACGCGGGGTCCCCGGCGGGTTCGCTCTTCGCCCGCCACATCGAGGAAGTCGACCGGCTGATCACCGGCTGGCGGGGCCAGGGCGGCATCAACCTGCCCGGACGCGTCGAGGTCCGGCGCCAGGGTGGCAGACTGGTCATCCGGCAGAGCTGA
- a CDS encoding zinc-dependent metalloprotease: MTSIGGAEMVDWNLAVATATRFVRPGPEISREEARAVVAELRRHAKASEEHVRSFTRMIPEGHEPEDTPVLVVDRAGWIRANVAGFRELLRPLLAKMQDRRGGGPGGAVIGAVGGKVTGVELGMLLSFLASRVLGQYETFAPATREFPASSKGGGRLLLVAPNIVHVERELGVDPHDFRLWVALHEETHRTQFTGVPWLRDHLRGEIQSFLDETDVDPMTVLERLREAVQTFSGGSRPEGERGEEGDDSGRSLVELVQTPSQREILGRLTAVMSLLEGHADFVMDGVGPDVVSSVAEIREKFQQRRARGASRLDMALRKLLGLDAKLRQYRDGEKFVRAVVEEVGMDGFNRVWTSPNTLPTKAEIAAPADWVARVHRKADS; this comes from the coding sequence ATGACGAGCATCGGTGGTGCCGAGATGGTCGACTGGAATCTCGCGGTCGCGACCGCGACCAGGTTCGTGAGGCCGGGTCCCGAGATCAGCCGTGAGGAGGCCCGCGCCGTCGTCGCCGAACTCCGTCGGCACGCCAAGGCCTCGGAGGAACACGTCCGTTCGTTCACGCGGATGATCCCGGAGGGCCACGAGCCCGAGGACACACCGGTCCTGGTCGTCGACCGGGCCGGATGGATCAGGGCCAACGTCGCGGGGTTCCGCGAACTGCTGCGACCGCTGCTGGCGAAGATGCAGGACCGCCGCGGCGGAGGGCCCGGCGGAGCCGTTATCGGCGCGGTCGGCGGCAAGGTGACCGGCGTCGAGCTGGGCATGCTGCTGTCGTTCCTCGCCTCCCGGGTCCTCGGACAGTACGAGACGTTCGCCCCGGCCACCCGGGAGTTCCCCGCGTCGTCCAAGGGCGGCGGCAGACTGCTGCTCGTGGCCCCCAATATCGTCCACGTCGAGCGTGAACTCGGGGTCGATCCGCACGACTTCAGGCTCTGGGTGGCCCTTCACGAGGAGACCCACCGCACCCAGTTCACCGGGGTCCCCTGGCTCCGGGACCACCTGCGGGGCGAGATCCAGTCCTTCCTCGACGAGACCGACGTCGACCCGATGACCGTCCTCGAACGACTCCGGGAGGCCGTGCAGACCTTCTCCGGCGGCAGCCGTCCCGAGGGCGAGCGGGGGGAGGAGGGCGACGACAGCGGCCGCAGTCTCGTCGAGCTCGTCCAGACCCCTTCCCAGCGGGAGATCCTGGGCCGGCTCACCGCGGTGATGTCCCTGCTCGAAGGGCACGCGGACTTCGTCATGGACGGTGTGGGCCCCGACGTGGTGTCCTCCGTCGCAGAGATCAGGGAGAAGTTCCAGCAGCGCAGGGCGCGCGGGGCGAGCCGGCTCGACATGGCGCTCCGCAAACTCCTGGGGCTGGACGCGAAGCTGCGGCAGTACCGCGACGGCGAGAAGTTCGTCCGGGCCGTCGTCGAGGAGGTCGGCATGGACGGGTTCAACCGGGTGTGGACGTCGCCCAACACCCTTCCCACGAAGGCCGAGATCGCCGCTCCGGCGGACTGGGTGGCGCGGGTGCACCGTAAGGCAGATTCGTGA
- a CDS encoding betaine/proline/choline family ABC transporter ATP-binding protein (Members of the family are the ATP-binding subunit of ABC transporters for substrates such as betaine, L-proline or other amino acids, choline, carnitine, etc. The substrate specificity is best determined from the substrate-binding subunit, rather than this subunit, as it interacts with the permease subunit and not with substrate directly.) — MIRFEHVTKRYADGTTAVDDLSFEVAEGELVTLVGPSGCGKTTTMKMVNRLIEPTEGRIFLDGDDISAIDPVQLRRRIGYVIQQVGLFPHKTVLENTATVPHLLGWKRGKARERAAELLDLVGLDPSVYGSRYPEQLSGGQRQRVGVARALAADPPVLLMDEPFGAVDPVVRERLQNEFLKLQARVRKTVLFVTHDIEEAVRLGDRIAVYGQGRVEQFDTPATVLGAPSTPYVADFVGADRGLKRLSVTPIEESDLEQPPVVHLDDSLAGATERLRADGARWAVVLDSQDELHGWIPAGDALTAKGTVREHARRMEAWLPLGAPLKQAFSTMLQHDAGWIAVIDKESAGRFLGVLTPARLHEALRRSIDADAQDVPRAEVAVETVAGVGAS, encoded by the coding sequence ATGATCCGTTTCGAGCACGTCACCAAGCGGTACGCGGACGGCACCACCGCCGTCGACGACCTTTCCTTCGAGGTCGCCGAGGGTGAACTGGTCACGCTCGTCGGACCTTCCGGCTGCGGCAAGACGACCACCATGAAGATGGTGAACCGCCTGATCGAACCGACCGAGGGCCGGATATTCCTCGACGGGGACGACATATCGGCCATCGACCCCGTCCAACTCCGCCGCCGTATCGGTTATGTCATCCAGCAGGTGGGACTCTTCCCGCACAAGACGGTCCTGGAGAACACCGCGACCGTTCCCCATCTCCTCGGCTGGAAGCGGGGAAAGGCGCGGGAACGCGCCGCCGAACTGCTGGATCTCGTCGGACTCGATCCGTCCGTTTACGGCAGCCGCTATCCGGAGCAGCTCTCCGGCGGTCAGCGCCAACGCGTGGGCGTGGCACGGGCGCTCGCCGCGGATCCGCCGGTTCTCCTCATGGACGAACCTTTCGGGGCGGTCGACCCGGTCGTACGGGAAAGGCTGCAGAACGAATTCCTGAAACTGCAGGCGCGCGTGCGCAAGACCGTGCTCTTCGTCACTCACGACATCGAGGAAGCCGTCCGGCTCGGCGACCGCATCGCCGTGTACGGCCAGGGGCGCGTCGAGCAGTTCGACACCCCCGCCACGGTGCTCGGGGCCCCGTCCACTCCCTACGTCGCCGACTTCGTCGGGGCCGACCGGGGCCTGAAGCGGCTCTCGGTCACGCCCATCGAGGAGAGCGATCTGGAACAGCCCCCGGTCGTCCACCTCGACGACTCCCTGGCAGGGGCGACCGAACGGCTGCGGGCGGACGGCGCCCGCTGGGCCGTCGTGCTGGACAGCCAGGACGAGCTGCACGGCTGGATTCCCGCGGGTGACGCGCTGACGGCCAAGGGCACGGTCCGCGAGCACGCGCGGCGCATGGAGGCCTGGCTGCCGCTCGGCGCACCGCTCAAGCAGGCCTTCTCGACGATGCTCCAGCACGACGCGGGCTGGATAGCCGTCATCGACAAGGAGAGTGCCGGCCGCTTCCTCGGCGTGCTCACCCCGGCACGCCTGCACGAGGCACTGCGCCGCTCCATCGACGCGGACGCGCAGGACGTGCCCCGCGCCGAGGTCGCCGTGGAGACCGTGGCCGGTGTCGGCGCCTCCTGA
- a CDS encoding VOC family protein yields MSFTHVLAVAPVTDFGPALEWYERLFGRPADTRPMDGLADWHISPDAWLQVFRSPEHAGGALVNLVVDDLDRALSDLAGRGIIAGGTQPGSGRVRFAAVHDPDGNRVTLIENPVAG; encoded by the coding sequence ATGTCGTTCACGCATGTACTCGCGGTGGCACCCGTCACGGACTTCGGGCCCGCGCTGGAGTGGTACGAGCGCCTTTTCGGGCGCCCGGCGGACACCCGGCCCATGGACGGGCTGGCGGACTGGCACATCTCCCCGGACGCCTGGCTCCAGGTCTTCCGTTCGCCCGAGCACGCGGGCGGCGCCCTGGTGAACCTGGTGGTCGACGATCTGGACCGGGCGCTCTCGGACCTCGCCGGCCGGGGGATCATCGCCGGCGGGACTCAGCCGGGTTCGGGCCGCGTGCGCTTCGCCGCCGTCCACGATCCCGACGGCAACCGGGTCACCCTGATCGAGAACCCGGTGGCCGGCTGA
- a CDS encoding DUF3180 domain-containing protein codes for MKQLRLRLLVALFVGAGVLSWGAARLWDSLGTLPSVPLAAPIVLAAIAAVLLAAALSIRARLRAQRERRPGAKGVEPLMAARALVFGQASALVAPLVAGLYGGTGVFLLGSLDVPPRRDQAIYAGFAVLAGAAVVAAAFFLERVCRLPDDKDDDRHGAQAA; via the coding sequence GTGAAGCAACTACGGCTCAGGCTGCTGGTCGCACTCTTCGTCGGAGCCGGCGTGCTGTCCTGGGGGGCGGCCCGCCTCTGGGATTCGCTGGGCACCCTGCCGAGCGTGCCGCTCGCCGCGCCCATCGTGCTGGCCGCGATCGCCGCGGTCCTGCTCGCCGCCGCCCTGTCCATCCGGGCCCGGCTGCGCGCGCAGCGGGAGCGGCGGCCCGGTGCGAAGGGCGTGGAACCGCTGATGGCTGCGCGCGCCCTGGTCTTCGGGCAGGCGAGCGCACTCGTCGCCCCGCTGGTGGCCGGACTCTACGGCGGCACGGGCGTCTTCCTGCTCGGCTCCCTCGACGTACCGCCGCGACGCGATCAGGCCATCTACGCCGGCTTCGCGGTCCTGGCCGGGGCCGCGGTCGTCGCCGCCGCTTTCTTCCTGGAGCGCGTCTGCCGGCTCCCGGACGACAAGGACGACGACAGGCACGGTGCTCAGGCCGCCTGA
- the folE gene encoding GTP cyclohydrolase I FolE: protein MTDPVTLDGQGSIGVFDEKRAESAVRELLIAVGEDPDREGLRETPGRVARAYKEIFAGLHQEPEDVLTTTFDLGHDEMVLVKDIEVFSTCEHHLVPFRGVAHVGYIPATSGKITGLSKLARLVDVYARRPQVQERLTTQIAESLMAILEPRGVIVVVECEHMCMSMRGIRKPGAKTITSAVRGQLRDSATRAEAMSLIMAR from the coding sequence ATGACCGACCCGGTGACGCTGGACGGGCAGGGTTCGATCGGCGTATTCGACGAGAAGAGGGCCGAGTCCGCTGTACGGGAGCTCCTCATCGCGGTCGGAGAGGACCCGGACCGTGAAGGGCTGCGGGAGACTCCGGGCCGGGTGGCACGTGCGTACAAGGAGATATTCGCGGGTCTCCACCAGGAGCCCGAGGACGTGCTGACCACGACGTTCGACCTCGGCCACGACGAGATGGTGCTGGTCAAGGACATCGAGGTGTTCAGTACCTGCGAGCACCACCTGGTGCCCTTCCGGGGTGTCGCGCACGTCGGATACATCCCGGCGACCAGCGGCAAGATCACGGGGCTGTCCAAGCTGGCCAGGCTGGTCGACGTCTATGCCCGGCGGCCGCAGGTGCAGGAGCGGCTCACCACCCAGATCGCCGAGTCGCTGATGGCGATCCTGGAGCCGCGCGGGGTCATCGTGGTCGTCGAGTGCGAGCACATGTGCATGTCCATGCGTGGCATCCGCAAGCCGGGGGCGAAGACCATCACGTCCGCGGTGCGCGGCCAGCTGCGGGACTCGGCCACGCGCGCCGAGGCGATGAGCCTCATCATGGCGCGCTGA